From Malus sylvestris chromosome 1, drMalSylv7.2, whole genome shotgun sequence:
CATGGATCCTCATCAACCTATGTTCCTCAACCCACTGGCCAATACACATTTCCTTATTCAGCTTATGGGTAAGCCTCAAattccccaaaacaaaaacacacccaaatctttccttttttctcCATAATTTCGAGTTCAATTTACATAAAACGAATTCACTACCGCTTAACCATCCATAAAAGTCACtccatattttcatttttttggttttgtcaAAATGTTTTCATCCATTCCATATCTGATTTGCTTTTTCCCTTGTTTTTGGGTGTAAATTTACAGGTACACTGGATATTCACAAGATTCCATGTATCCCatggtaaattttttatttaccaTTTTAAGTGGGCACATGaaccatttatttttctttattttttcttaagCTGACTTTTGTGCAAAATGCATGTTATTGTGCAGAACTATTACAGTGTCTATGGTGGTGGTGGCCAACAATTCTCACCTTACTACACCACCACAACTGGCGGGGCATCAGGGCCGGCTGGAATTTTCCAAAATGTCTACCCATTTTATGCTCAATATGCTCAGAATAGTAGCCAGGCTCATGCCCTTGGTGTCCAATATCCCCAAATGGTACAGTACCCTTATTTGCCTCCTCAGCCCTTTGGCTCCACCTCCACAACTGGgatcctctctcttcctccttcaATGCCAATCACCACCCCCACAACTACCCCAGGTAAAAACATTTTAACCATTTTCCCGCTGATATTCCAACATGATTGGTTTGAAATACTGTCACTATGATACCCCGGTGAGAAATTATCTAGAGAATTTACAGTTTACATGCAAAATGTTACAGgtgcaacagcagcagcagcaactgGGGTCACATCAGGGGGGGCAGCTGCCCCACAACCTTCTGGGGCACACTCTGAGCAGAATCCTTCAACTTAATGTCCACAGGGGGATCAAAACAATGTCAATTTTTCAAGACTAACCACATTGACAGAAGGGTAACAAAACCAGATTTTCAGCCATCAACCTCCAAAGGGTTGCCTGCTGCTGCAGATTAATCACATCAGCTGCCATCAGAAGAGAGCAAAAGGGTTTCATACAAGTGTCAGCATCCGATTGGTTCTTCATTTGCTTCACtaacttcatcatcatcatcatcatcagcaaACATGTTCTTGGTTAGGACAAGTAGGGGAGTCTAGCTTATTTTTCAAGTTAGTTGTTAGGATTAGGGgaggaattaattaattaattaagactCATATCAGATGATTAATTAATCATTAATTCATGTAATTGCATG
This genomic window contains:
- the LOC126622813 gene encoding uncharacterized protein LOC126622813 isoform X1, whose translation is MNQGRQFQMVGGSNYMNNQGQYNDTTFTKIFVGGLAWETQRETMRRYFEQFGEILEAVVITDKNTGRSKGYGFVTFKDPEAAMRACQNPSPVIDGRRANCNLASLGAQKTRPPTALHGAGRLRAAHGLVAPPAAYHGSSSTYVPQPTGQYTFPYSAYGYTGYSQDSMYPMNYYSVYGGGGQQFSPYYTTTTGGASGPAGIFQNVYPFYAQYAQNSSQAHALGVQYPQMVQYPYLPPQPFGSTSTTGILSLPPSMPITTPTTTPGATAAAATGVTSGGAAAPQPSGAHSEQNPST
- the LOC126622813 gene encoding uncharacterized protein LOC126622813 isoform X2, with the protein product MNQGRQFQMVGGSNYMNNQGQYNDTTFTKIFVGGLAWETQRETMRRYFEQFGEILEAVVITDKNTGRSKGYGFVTFKDPEAAMRACQNPSPVIDGRRANCNLASLGAQKTRPPTALHGRLRAAHGLVAPPAAYHGSSSTYVPQPTGQYTFPYSAYGYTGYSQDSMYPMNYYSVYGGGGQQFSPYYTTTTGGASGPAGIFQNVYPFYAQYAQNSSQAHALGVQYPQMVQYPYLPPQPFGSTSTTGILSLPPSMPITTPTTTPGATAAAATGVTSGGAAAPQPSGAHSEQNPST